The proteins below are encoded in one region of Chaetodon trifascialis isolate fChaTrf1 chromosome 11, fChaTrf1.hap1, whole genome shotgun sequence:
- the LOC139338556 gene encoding tripartite motif-containing protein 16-like gives MAQKGVQLDREAISCSICLDLLKDPVTIPCGHSYCMKCIISHWDEEDERKIHSCPQCRQTFTTRPVLVKNTMLAALVEELKKTGLQAAPADHCYAGPEDVACDVCTGRKLKALKSCLVCLISYCEKHLQPHYDAVPLKKHKLVEPSNKLQENICSRHDEVMKMFCRTDQQCICYLCPEDEHKGHDTVSAAAERTERQRELEVSRQDIQQRIQDRQKDVKVLQQEVEAINRSADKAVEDSQKTFSQLIRLMEKRSSDVKRQVRSQQEAEVSRVKELQEQLEQEITELKRKDAELKQLSHTEDHNQFLHNCPSLSPLSGTTDSSSIHIRPLRYFEDVTAAVSAVRDKLQDVLRDKWTNVSETVTEVDVLLSPREPKTRAGFLKYSREITLDPNTANTKLLLSEGNRKATLTRQQQSYSDHPDRFTGLSQVLSRESLTGRCYWEVERRGTVFVAVAYKNISRAERSTESVFGFNDKSWALDCDDNSYNFLYNNVKTPVSGPRSSRVGVYLDHSAGILSFYSVSETMTLLHRVQTTFTQPLYAGLWFWCYGVSAEFCKLQQSEVI, from the coding sequence ATGGCGCAGAAAGGAGTTCAGCTGGACCGGGAAGCAATTTCTTGTTCGATCTGTCTGGATCTACTGAAGGATCCGGTGACTATTCCCTGTGGACACAGCTACTGCATGAAGTGTATTATATCTCActgggatgaagaggatgagaggaaaatcCACAGCTGCCCTCAGTGTAGGCAGACCTTCACAACGAGGCCTGTCCTGGTGAAGAACACCATGTTAGCAGCTTtagtggaggagctgaagaagactggACTccaagctgctcctgctgatcaCTGCTATGCTGGACCTGAAGATGTGGCCTGTGATGTCTGCACTGGGAGGAAACTGAAAGCCCTCAAGTCCTGTCTGGTCTGTCTGATCTCTTACTGTGAGAAACACCTCCAGCCTCATTATGACGCAGTTCCattaaagaaacacaagctgGTGGAGCCCTCCAACAAGCTCCAGGAGAACATCTGCTCTCGTCACGATGAGGTGATGAAGATGTTCTGCCGCACTGATCAGCAGTGTATCTGTTATCTCTGCCCTGAGGATGAACATAAAGGCCACGACAcagtctcagctgcagcagaaaggactgagaggcagagagagctggaggtgagTCGACAAGACATCCAGCAGAGaatccaggacagacagaaagacgtgAAGGTGcttcagcaggaggtggaggctaTCAATCGCTCTGCTGATAAAGCAGTGGAGGACAGCCAGAAGACCTTCAGCCAGCTGATCCGTCTCATGGAGAAAAGAAGCTCTGATGTGAAGCGGCAGGTCAGATcccagcaggaagctgaagtgaGTCGAGTCAAAGAGcttcaggagcagctggagcaggagatcactgagctgaagaggaaagatgctgagctgaagcagctctcacacacagaggatcacAACCAGTTTCTACACAACTGCCCCTCACTGTCACCACTCAGTGGAACTACAGACTCGTCCAGCATCCATATCCGTCCTCTGAGGTACTTTGAGGAcgtgacagctgctgtgtcagcagtcagagacaaactacagGACGTTCTGAGGGACAAATGGACAAACGTCTCAGAGACAGTGACTGAAGTGGATGTTTTACTGTCACCACGAGAGCCCAAGACCAGAGCTGGATTCTTAAAATATTCACGTGAAATCACACTGgatccaaacacagcaaacacaaagctgttATTATCTGAGGGGAACAGAAAAGCAACATTAACGAGGCAACAACAGTCTTATTCTGATCATCCAGACAGATTCACTGGTTTGTCTCAGGTCCTGAGTAGAGAGAGTCTGACTGGACGTTGTTactgggaggtggagaggagagggacagtTTTTGTTGCAGTCGCATACAAGAatatcagcagagcagagaggtcGACTGAATCTGTGTTTGGATTTAATGACAAATCTTGGGCATTAGATTGTGACGACAACAGTTATAACTTTTTGTACAACAATGTGAAAACTCCCGTCTCAGGTCCTCGGTCCTCCAGAGTTGGAGTGTACCTGGATCACAGTGCAGGTATTCTGTCCTTCTACAGCGTCTCTGAAACCATGactctcctccacagagtccagaccaCGTTCACTCAGCCTCTTTATGCTGGACTTTGGTTTTGGTGTTATGGAGTCTCTGCTGAGTTCTGTAAACTCCAACAGTCAGAAGTCATTTAA
- the LOC139338555 gene encoding tripartite motif-containing protein 16-like translates to MAQKGVQLDREAISCSICLDLLKDPVTIPCGHSYCMKCMKSHWDEEGERKIHSCPQCRQTFTPRPVLVKNTMLAALVEELKKTGLQAAPADHCYAGPEDVACDVCTGRKLKALKSCLVCVASYCEKHLQLHYEVAPLKKHKLVEPSNKLQENICSRHDEVMKMFCRTDQQCICYLCPVDEHKGHDTVSAAAERTERQRELEVSRQDIQQRIQDRQKDVKVLQQEVEAINRSADKAVEDSQKIFSQLICLMEERSSEVKRQVRSQQEAEVSRVKELQEKLEQEITELKRKDAELKQLSHTEDHNQFLRNYPSLSPLSGPTDSSSIHIRPLRYFEDVTAAVSAVRDKLQDILSDKWTNISETVTEVDVLLSPPEPKTRAEFLQYSREITLDPNTANTYLLLSEGNRKATVMSERQSYSDHPDRFTDWMQILSRESLTGRCYWEVEWRGTVYVAVAYKNISRPGRSNESGFGFSDKSWALNCNNNSYNFLYNNVKTPVSGPLSSRVGVYLDHSAGILSFYSVSETMTLLHRVQTTFTQPLCAGLLLWFSFGDSAEFCKLQQSEVI, encoded by the coding sequence ATGGCGCAGAAAGGAGTTCAGCTGGACCGGGAAGCAATTTCATGTTCGATCTGTCTGGATCTACTGAAGGATCCGGTGACTATTCCCTGTGGACACAGCTACTGCATGAAGTGTATGAAATCCCACTGGGATGAAGAGGGTGAGAGGAAAATCCACAGCTGCCCTCAGTGTAGGCAGACCTTCACACCGAGGCCTGTCCTGGTGAAGAACACCATGTTAGCAGCTTtagtggaggagctgaagaagactggACTccaagctgctcctgctgatcaCTGCTATGCTGGACCTGAGGATGTGGCCTGTGATGTCTGCACTGGGAGGAAACTGAAAGCCCTCAAGTCCTGTCTGGTCTGTGTGGCCTCTTACTGTGAGAAACACCTCCAGCTTCATTATGAAGTAGCTCCattaaagaaacacaagctgGTGGAGCCCTCCAACAAGCTCCAGGAGAACATCTGCTCTCGTCACGATGAGGTGATGAAGATGTTCTGCCGCACTGATCAGCAGTGTATCTGTTATCTCTGCCCTGTGGATGAACATAAAGGCCACGACAcagtctcagctgcagcagaaaggactgagaggcagagagagctggaggtgagTCGACAAGACATCCAGCAGAGaatccaggacagacagaaagacgtgAAGGTGcttcagcaggaggtggaggctaTCAATCGCTCTGCTGATAAAGCAGTGGAGGACAGCCAGAAGATCTTCAGCCAGCTGATCTGTCTCATGGAGGAAAGAAGCTCTGAAGTGAAGCGGCAGGTCAGATcccagcaggaagctgaagtgaGTCGAGTCAAAGAgcttcaggagaagctggagcaggagatcactgagctgaagaggaaagatgctgagctgaagcagctctcacacacagaggatcacAACCAGTTTCTACGCAACTACCCCTCACTGTCACCACTCAGTGGACCTACAGACTCGTCCAGCATCCATATCCGTCCTCTGAGGTACTTTGAGGAcgtgacagctgctgtgtcagcagtcagagacaaactacagGACATTCTGAGTGACAAATGGACAAACATTTCAGAGACAGTGACTGAAGTGGATGTTTTACTGTCACCACCAGAGCCCAAGACCAGAGCTGAATTCTTACAATATTCACGTGAAATCACACTGgatccaaacacagcaaacacatattTGTTGTTATCTGAGGGGAACAGAAAAGCAACAGTAATGAGTGAACGACAGTCTTATTCTGATCATCCAGACAGATTCACTGATTGGATGCAGATCCTGAGTAGAGAGAGTCTGACTGGACGTTGTTACTGGGAGGTGGAGTGGAGAGGGACAGTTTATGTAGCAGTTGCATACAAGAATATCAGCAGACCAGGGAGGTCAAATGAATCTGGATTTGGATTCAGTGACAAATCTTGGGCATTAAATTGTAACAACAACAGTTATAACTTTTTGTACAACAATGTGAAAACTCCCGTCTCaggtcctctgtcctccagagtcGGAGTGTACCTGGATCACAGTGCAGGTATTCTGTCCTTCTACAGCGTCTCTGAAACCATGactctcctccacagagtccagaccacattcactcagcctctctgtgctgGACTCcttctttggttttcttttggAGACTCTGCTGAGTTCTGTAAACTCCAACAGTCAGAAGTCATTTAA